The Dermochelys coriacea isolate rDerCor1 chromosome 7, rDerCor1.pri.v4, whole genome shotgun sequence genome window below encodes:
- the ERLIN1 gene encoding erlin-1 isoform X5 produces the protein MRATWQCITDQIDENLKLALQKELNVMAPGLTIQAVRVTKPKIPEAIRRNFELMEAEKTKLLLVAQKQKVVEKEAETERKKALIEAEKVAEVAKIHYRQKVMEKETEKKISEIEDAVLLARKRTKADAEYYTAQKMADSNKLKLTPAYLELKKYQAIAANSRLYFGNSIPSMFLDSCTFKHVVMSTVPEASLLSKEDPALSGESHLKKPESTG, from the exons ATCAGATTGATGAGAACCTGAAGCTGGCCCTGCAAAAAGAGCTGAATGTCATGGCACCAGGTCTCACCATCCAG GCTGTGCGTGTTACAAAGCCCAAAATCCCAGAAGCCATCCGAAGAAACTTTGAACTAAT GGAGGCTGAAAAGACCAAACTGCTCCTAGTAGCACAGAAGCAAAAGGTTGTGGAGAAGGAGGCGGAGACTGAGAGGAAGAAGGCTCTCATAG AAGCTGAGAAGGTGGCTGAGGTGGCCAAGATTCATTATCGACAGAAGGTTATGGAGAAGGAAACAGAGAAGAAAATTTCTGAGATTGAAG ATGCTGTTTTGCTAGCAAGAAAGAGAACAAAAGCTGATGCAGAATATTACACGGCTCAGAAAATGGCTGACTCTAACAAG CTGAAACTCACACCAGCATATCTGGAGCTGAAGAAGTATCAGGCCATCGCTGCCAACAGCAGGCTGTATTTTGGTAACAGCATCCCCAGCATGTTTTTGGATTCCTGCACCTTCAAACATGTGGTTATGAGCACCGTGCCAGAAGCCAGCCTCCTTTCAAAGGAGGATCCTGCACTCTCTGGGGAAAGCCACCTCAAAAAACCAGAGAGCACAGGCTGA